One window from the genome of Acuticoccus sp. I52.16.1 encodes:
- a CDS encoding microcin C ABC transporter permease YejB encodes MLAYIARRVALMVPTLFGILLISFVVIQFAPGGPVERAIAELRGTNVGSTARISGGTAAGDFAGTGQGAGNSSYRGAQGIDPALIAELERQYGFDKGPFERFGIMIGNYLTFDLGESFFRDRRVSELIVEALPVSISLGLWMTLISYVISIPLGIRKAVKAGSAFDVWTSGIIIIGYAIPGFLFAILLIILFAGGSFWSIFPLGELTSENWHELSWPARIADYFWHLTLPLIALGIGAFATTTLLTKNSFLEEIRKQYVMTARMKGLSERKVLYGHVFRNAMLIIIAGFPGAFIMSFFQGSILIETIFSLEGLGLLGFEAVFDRDYPIVFGTLYVFSLLALIVNLVSDLTYTMVDPRIDFESREV; translated from the coding sequence ATGCTCGCCTACATCGCCCGCCGCGTGGCCCTGATGGTGCCGACCCTCTTCGGCATCCTCCTCATCTCGTTCGTCGTCATCCAGTTCGCCCCCGGCGGTCCGGTGGAGCGGGCGATCGCGGAGCTGCGCGGCACGAACGTCGGCTCCACGGCACGCATCTCCGGCGGCACCGCCGCGGGGGACTTCGCCGGGACCGGGCAGGGGGCCGGCAACTCCAGCTATCGCGGCGCGCAAGGCATCGACCCGGCGCTGATCGCCGAGCTCGAGCGGCAGTACGGGTTCGACAAGGGCCCGTTCGAGCGCTTCGGCATCATGATCGGCAACTACCTCACCTTCGACCTCGGCGAGAGCTTCTTCCGCGACCGCCGCGTCTCCGAGCTGATCGTCGAGGCGCTGCCGGTCTCGATCTCGCTCGGCCTGTGGATGACGCTGATCTCCTACGTGATCTCGATCCCGCTCGGCATCCGCAAGGCGGTCAAGGCCGGCTCCGCGTTCGACGTGTGGACCTCCGGCATCATCATCATCGGCTACGCGATTCCGGGATTCTTGTTCGCGATCCTGCTCATCATCCTCTTCGCCGGCGGTTCCTTCTGGTCGATCTTCCCGCTCGGCGAGCTGACGTCGGAGAACTGGCACGAACTCTCCTGGCCGGCCCGGATCGCCGACTATTTCTGGCATCTGACGCTGCCGCTGATCGCGCTCGGCATCGGCGCCTTCGCGACGACGACGCTGCTGACCAAGAACTCCTTCCTGGAGGAGATCCGCAAGCAATACGTGATGACGGCGCGGATGAAGGGCCTGTCGGAGCGCAAGGTGCTCTACGGCCACGTCTTCCGCAACGCGATGCTCATCATCATCGCGGGCTTTCCGGGTGCCTTCATCATGTCCTTCTTCCAGGGCTCGATCCTGATCGAGACGATCTTCTCCCTGGAGGGCCTCGGCCTCCTCGGCTTCGAGGCGGTGTTCGACCGTGATTATCCGATCGTCTTCGGCACCCTCTACGTGTTCTCCCTGCTGGCGCTCATCGTGAACCTCGTCTCCGACCTGACCTACACCATGGTCGACCCGCGGATCGACTTCGAGAGCCGGGAGGTCTGA
- a CDS encoding ABC transporter permease, whose product MDERKTATVPADAHDPADIHLPAAEREATQLPTGAGYGTTINARRWKIFRNHRLGYISLWVFIPLFFLTLFAEFIANDRPLVAMYKGELLFPVVIDYPEEKFGGFYAHTDYRDPFISDEINANGWMVWPPIRYDYRVENKNPPTALPSAPSWMFTKAELCAKLPGGVDDPNCSVWTYNWLGTDDLGRDVLARAIYGFRISVIFGLILTILSSIIGIAAGAVQGYFGGWTDLLFQRFIEIWTSVPSLYLILIFSSVFMPSFFLLLGILLLFSWVGLVGVVRAEFLRARNFEYVAAARALGVGSITIMHRHLLPNAMVATLTFLPFIMSGSITTLTSLDFLGLGLPPGSPSLGELLAQGKNNPGAPWLGLTGFTVLALMLSLLIFIGEGVRDAFDPRKTFA is encoded by the coding sequence ATGGACGAGCGCAAGACCGCCACCGTTCCCGCCGACGCGCACGATCCGGCCGACATCCACCTGCCCGCCGCCGAGCGGGAGGCGACGCAGCTTCCCACCGGCGCCGGCTACGGCACCACGATCAACGCCCGGCGGTGGAAGATCTTCCGCAACCATCGCCTCGGCTACATCTCGCTGTGGGTGTTCATCCCGCTCTTCTTCTTGACCCTCTTCGCGGAGTTCATCGCCAACGACCGCCCGCTGGTCGCGATGTACAAGGGCGAGCTGCTCTTCCCCGTCGTGATCGACTATCCGGAAGAAAAATTCGGCGGCTTCTACGCCCATACCGACTATCGCGATCCCTTCATCAGCGACGAGATCAACGCCAACGGCTGGATGGTCTGGCCGCCGATCCGCTACGACTACCGCGTCGAGAACAAGAACCCGCCGACGGCGCTTCCGTCCGCCCCGTCATGGATGTTCACCAAGGCGGAGCTGTGCGCCAAGCTGCCGGGCGGGGTGGACGACCCCAACTGCTCGGTCTGGACCTACAACTGGCTCGGCACCGACGACCTGGGTCGCGACGTGCTCGCCCGCGCGATCTACGGCTTCCGCATCTCGGTGATCTTCGGGCTGATCCTGACGATCCTGTCCTCGATCATCGGCATCGCCGCGGGCGCCGTGCAGGGCTATTTCGGCGGCTGGACCGATCTCCTCTTCCAGCGTTTCATCGAGATCTGGACGTCCGTCCCCTCGCTCTACCTCATCCTCATCTTCTCCTCGGTCTTCATGCCGAGCTTCTTTCTGCTTCTGGGGATCCTGCTCCTCTTCTCGTGGGTGGGGCTGGTGGGCGTGGTGCGCGCCGAGTTCCTGCGCGCCCGCAACTTCGAGTACGTCGCCGCGGCGCGGGCGCTCGGCGTCGGGTCGATCACCATCATGCACCGCCACCTGCTGCCCAACGCGATGGTGGCGACGCTGACCTTCCTGCCGTTCATCATGTCCGGCTCGATCACCACGTTGACCTCGCTGGACTTCCTCGGCCTCGGCCTGCCGCCCGGCTCGCCGTCGCTGGGCGAGCTTCTGGCGCAGGGCAAGAACAACCCCGGCGCGCCGTGGCTGGGCCTCACCGGCTTCACGGTGCTGGCGTTGATGCTATCGCTGCTCATCTTCATCGGCGAAGGCGTCCGTGACGCGTTCGACCCCCGGAAGACATTCGCATGA
- a CDS encoding ABC transporter ATP-binding protein encodes MTETLLSIEDLSVAFRTEGRSQLAVDRISLQVAKGETLAVVGESGSGKSVTALSVARLLPYPAASHPSGKIMFKGRDLLTLSDREMQKVRGNDITMIFQEPMTSLNPLHVVEKQIGEILKIHQGLGDRAARARTVELLAAVGIPDPEQRLKSYPHQLSGGQRQRVMIAMALANEPDLLIADEPTTALDVTVQAQILQLLKEVQTRAGMGMLFITHDLGIVRSIADRVAVMTAGEVVETGPTKDVFENPQHAYTRHLLAAEPKGVAPLPDMNAPIIVETDDLKVWFPVRRGLLRRTVDHVKAVDGIDVRVRRGETLGIVGESGSGKSTLGFALLRLISSDGKIVFMGERIDQRSWSKMRPLRSKMQIVFQDPYGSLSPRMSVGMIIAEGLTIHSGLDAAQREERVIQAMTEVGLDPAMRSRYPHEFSGGQRQRIAIARALVLEPDLIVLDEPTSALDRSVQAQVVDLLRDVQKKHDLTFLFISHDLQVVRALANEVLVMKAGKVVERGPTARIFDAPETDYTKALMAAALHHQATPGDAVAD; translated from the coding sequence GTGACCGAGACCCTCCTTTCGATCGAAGACCTCTCCGTCGCCTTCCGCACCGAGGGGCGGTCCCAGCTCGCCGTCGACCGCATCTCGTTGCAGGTGGCCAAGGGGGAGACGCTGGCGGTCGTCGGCGAATCGGGGTCGGGCAAGTCGGTCACCGCGCTGTCGGTCGCGCGGCTGCTGCCCTACCCGGCGGCCTCGCACCCGTCCGGAAAGATCATGTTCAAGGGCCGCGACCTGCTGACCCTCTCCGACAGGGAGATGCAGAAGGTCCGCGGCAACGACATCACGATGATCTTCCAGGAGCCGATGACCTCGCTCAACCCGCTGCACGTGGTCGAAAAGCAGATCGGCGAGATCCTGAAGATCCACCAGGGCCTGGGCGACCGGGCCGCGCGGGCGCGCACGGTGGAACTCCTGGCGGCCGTCGGCATCCCCGACCCCGAGCAGCGCCTCAAGAGCTACCCGCACCAGCTCTCCGGCGGCCAGCGCCAGCGCGTCATGATCGCGATGGCGCTCGCCAACGAGCCGGACCTCCTGATCGCCGACGAGCCGACGACCGCGCTCGATGTGACCGTCCAGGCGCAGATCCTCCAGCTTCTGAAGGAGGTGCAGACGCGGGCCGGGATGGGCATGCTCTTCATCACCCACGACCTCGGCATCGTGCGCTCCATCGCCGACCGCGTCGCGGTGATGACCGCCGGCGAGGTGGTCGAGACCGGCCCCACCAAGGACGTCTTCGAGAATCCGCAGCACGCCTACACCCGCCACCTCCTTGCCGCCGAGCCCAAAGGCGTCGCGCCGCTGCCGGACATGAACGCCCCGATCATCGTCGAGACCGACGACCTCAAGGTCTGGTTCCCCGTCCGCCGCGGCCTGCTGCGCCGCACGGTCGACCACGTGAAGGCGGTCGACGGGATCGACGTCCGGGTGCGCCGGGGGGAGACGCTGGGGATCGTCGGCGAATCGGGCTCCGGCAAGTCGACGCTGGGCTTCGCGCTGCTGCGGCTCATCTCGTCGGACGGCAAGATCGTCTTCATGGGCGAACGGATCGACCAGCGCTCCTGGTCCAAGATGCGCCCGCTGCGCTCCAAGATGCAGATCGTCTTCCAGGATCCCTACGGCTCGTTGTCGCCGCGCATGTCGGTCGGCATGATCATCGCCGAGGGGCTGACGATCCATTCCGGCCTCGACGCCGCGCAGCGCGAGGAGCGGGTGATCCAGGCGATGACCGAGGTCGGCCTCGATCCGGCCATGCGCAGCCGCTACCCGCACGAGTTCTCCGGCGGGCAGCGTCAGCGCATCGCCATCGCGCGCGCTCTGGTGCTGGAGCCGGACCTCATCGTGCTGGACGAGCCGACGAGTGCGCTCGACCGTTCGGTCCAGGCGCAGGTGGTCGACCTCCTGCGCGACGTGCAGAAGAAGCACGACCTCACCTTCCTCTTCATCTCGCACGATCTGCAGGTGGTGCGCGCGCTGGCCAACGAGGTGCTGGTGATGAAGGCCGGCAAAGTGGTCGAACGCGGGCCGACCGCCAGGATTTTCGACGCGCCGGAGACCGACTATACCAAGGCGCTGATGGCCGCCGCCCTGCATCACCAAGCCACGCCGGGCGACGCCGTCGCGGACTGA
- a CDS encoding M48 family metallopeptidase: MTRLYAGRRSPVVTVKPDLPQREEITVDIATGPVVVELRRQTRARRMTLRVPPGGAAPIVTVPVRAPIGSAERFVRGQANWLAARLAERSPVVPFAAGATIPLRGADHEIRGTGRVRGTVSVEETEAGRLLWVPGAPEHVGRRLTTWLKAEARADLEAAVATYAAKVGKAPSQLKVKDTRAQWGSCSPSGVLSFSWRLVMAPPFVLQYVAAHEVAHLIELNHSAAFWKLNAELDPDHEAARAWLKRNGRMLHAIGAD; encoded by the coding sequence GTGACGCGGCTTTATGCCGGCCGGCGCTCGCCGGTGGTCACCGTCAAGCCGGACCTGCCGCAGCGTGAGGAGATCACCGTCGACATCGCGACCGGACCGGTGGTGGTGGAGCTGCGCCGCCAGACGCGCGCGCGGCGGATGACGCTGCGCGTTCCCCCCGGTGGCGCCGCGCCGATCGTGACCGTGCCGGTGCGCGCGCCCATCGGCAGCGCCGAGCGGTTCGTGCGCGGACAGGCGAACTGGCTGGCCGCACGCCTCGCCGAGCGCAGCCCGGTGGTCCCGTTCGCGGCCGGCGCGACGATCCCGCTGCGCGGCGCCGATCACGAGATTCGCGGCACCGGCCGGGTCCGCGGCACGGTGAGCGTGGAGGAGACGGAGGCAGGGCGGCTGCTGTGGGTGCCCGGCGCGCCCGAGCACGTCGGTCGCCGGCTGACCACCTGGCTGAAGGCCGAGGCGCGGGCCGACCTGGAGGCGGCGGTCGCGACCTATGCCGCCAAGGTGGGCAAGGCGCCCTCGCAGCTGAAGGTCAAGGACACGCGTGCCCAGTGGGGCTCGTGCAGTCCGTCGGGCGTGCTGTCCTTCTCGTGGCGCCTGGTGATGGCGCCGCCCTTCGTCTTGCAATATGTGGCCGCGCACGAGGTCGCCCATCTCATCGAGCTCAACCATTCGGCCGCGTTCTGGAAGCTCAACGCCGAGCTCGACCCCGACCACGAGGCCGCCCGCGCCTGGCTGAAGCGCAACGGCCGCATGCTCCACGCGATCGGCGCCGACTGA
- a CDS encoding bifunctional riboflavin kinase/FAD synthetase, with translation MGGVITLDALPPHLADGVVAIGNFDGVHRGHQAVLSAALSGGRPTVGLTFEPHPREFFSNAPIFRLTPPQEKARVMAALGLDGMVVVPFDADLARHSAEDFVAEVLVERLRAREVVVGYDFKFGAKRRGDGALLIREGARHGFATRIIEPCSDGGVISSTRIREHLTLGDVTAAAHLLGRRYTVVAKVRHGEKRGREMGYPTANQALEPANALRHGIYAVRLEIDGVWRGGVASFGRRPTFDNGAPLLESFVFDYSGDLYGRPLRVAFERYLRPEIAFSGMDALVAQMDRDSDDARNALEGLAPFSAVDAALNF, from the coding sequence ATGGGCGGCGTCATCACGCTGGACGCCCTGCCGCCCCACCTCGCCGACGGCGTCGTGGCGATCGGCAACTTCGACGGGGTGCACCGCGGCCACCAGGCGGTGCTGTCCGCCGCGCTCTCCGGTGGCCGGCCCACCGTCGGCCTCACGTTCGAGCCCCACCCGCGCGAGTTCTTCTCCAACGCGCCGATCTTCCGCCTCACCCCGCCGCAGGAGAAGGCCCGCGTCATGGCCGCTCTCGGCCTCGACGGGATGGTCGTCGTCCCGTTCGACGCCGACCTCGCCCGCCACTCGGCCGAGGACTTCGTCGCCGAGGTCCTCGTCGAGCGGCTGCGCGCGCGTGAGGTCGTCGTCGGCTACGACTTCAAATTCGGCGCCAAGCGGCGCGGCGACGGGGCGCTTCTGATCCGCGAGGGCGCGCGGCACGGCTTCGCCACGCGCATCATCGAGCCTTGCAGCGACGGCGGCGTCATCTCCTCCACGCGCATCCGCGAGCACCTCACTCTCGGCGACGTCACCGCGGCGGCGCATCTCCTGGGGCGGCGCTACACCGTCGTCGCCAAGGTGCGGCACGGCGAGAAGCGCGGGCGCGAGATGGGCTACCCGACCGCCAACCAGGCGCTGGAGCCGGCCAACGCGCTGCGCCATGGCATCTACGCCGTGCGGCTCGAGATCGACGGCGTCTGGCGCGGCGGCGTCGCCAGCTTCGGCCGCCGCCCCACGTTCGACAACGGCGCCCCGCTGCTGGAGAGCTTCGTGTTCGACTATTCGGGCGATCTCTACGGGCGGCCCTTGCGCGTCGCCTTCGAGCGCTACCTGCGCCCGGAGATCGCCTTCAGCGGGATGGACGCCCTGGTGGCGCAGATGGACCGCGACAGCGACGACGCCCGCAACGCCCTGGAGGGCCTCGCCCCGTTCTCCGCCGTCGACGCCGCGCTGAACTTCTGA
- a CDS encoding TIGR01459 family HAD-type hydrolase: MPHALPGLSAIADDYDAILCDVWGVLHDGVSAHPAASDALSRFRAGGTVVLMTNAPRPSDVVRRHLAQLGAGQDAYDGILSSGDVVIRTLAQKAARKIKHIGPDRDLGLYSPEMTLVEDVAEADAVVIAGLRDDTVETPDDYRDEMAEIASSGTPVLCANPDIVVERGQELVWCAGALAKLVEESGRDVVWIGKPYRPAYDAARARIAEHAPDAARILVIGDGLPTDVRGAANEGYDCLFLTDGIHAAEVGGTGTPDPAMVADRLAQDGLDARYFAPRLIW; this comes from the coding sequence ATGCCCCACGCGCTCCCCGGCCTGTCCGCCATCGCGGACGACTACGATGCCATCCTGTGCGACGTCTGGGGCGTCCTGCACGACGGCGTGTCGGCGCATCCGGCCGCCAGCGACGCCCTCTCCCGCTTCCGCGCTGGGGGGACGGTGGTCCTGATGACCAACGCGCCCCGGCCGTCCGACGTGGTGCGGCGCCACCTCGCCCAGCTCGGCGCGGGGCAGGACGCCTATGACGGGATCCTGTCGTCCGGCGACGTCGTGATCCGCACGCTGGCGCAGAAGGCCGCCCGCAAGATCAAGCACATCGGCCCGGACCGCGACCTCGGCCTCTATTCGCCCGAGATGACCCTCGTCGAGGACGTCGCCGAGGCGGACGCCGTCGTCATCGCCGGCCTGCGCGACGATACCGTGGAGACCCCGGACGACTACCGGGACGAGATGGCCGAGATCGCCTCCAGCGGCACCCCTGTCCTGTGCGCCAACCCGGACATCGTCGTCGAGCGGGGCCAGGAGCTGGTGTGGTGTGCCGGCGCTCTGGCCAAACTGGTCGAGGAATCCGGACGCGACGTGGTGTGGATCGGCAAGCCCTACCGCCCCGCCTACGACGCCGCCCGCGCCCGCATCGCCGAGCATGCTCCGGACGCGGCGCGCATCCTCGTGATCGGCGACGGATTGCCGACCGACGTGCGCGGCGCCGCCAACGAGGGCTACGACTGCCTCTTCCTCACCGACGGCATCCACGCCGCGGAAGTCGGCGGCACCGGCACGCCCGACCCGGCCATGGTCGCCGATCGCCTCGCCCAGGACGGGCTCGACGCGCGTTACTTCGCGCCGAGGCTCATCTGGTGA
- the mutL gene encoding DNA mismatch repair endonuclease MutL, with amino-acid sequence MSDAPIITAASVRRLDERLIDKIAAGEVVERPASAVKELVENALDAGARAIDVTVEAGGTALIRVADDGHGIRVEELPLAVQRHCTSKLVDAAGLSAILTMGFRGEALPSIGAVARLSVVSRHRDGDAAGITVAGGRVGEVEPAARAVGTTVEVRDLFYATPARLKFLKSERAEAGAVSDTVKRLALSAPHVAFTLTLNGRRQEFPAGTPRQRARDVLGADFADEAIDLDIERHGVRLVGHLGLPTSGRASSQYTYAFVNNRVVRDKLIAQAMRAGYQDVMARDRHPVAILWLTIDPAAVDVNVHPAKADVRFRDANAVRGLIVTAFRRALAEAPPTASHSVATAALAALSARRPSSSLVETDDAPAHAPQGFAAPATPFTARSSPSYTARPSFPPRGRAFHSAPPAPRTAAPAPGEWVPDDPADAPDGSAHPLGAAVAQVHGNYILAQSAHGLVVVDQHAAHERIVYEALKASAATREPAAQGLLIPEVVELPAEDVDRLAEHAETFARLGLTLEPFGAGAVVVRETPAALGTFDIAKLVKTLADEIADWGAAGALEARLDHAAATMACYGSVRSGRALKVEEMNALLRQIETTPSAGQCNHGRPTFVSLSLAEIEKLFERR; translated from the coding sequence GTGAGCGACGCGCCGATCATCACCGCAGCCTCGGTCCGCCGGCTCGACGAGCGGCTGATCGACAAGATCGCCGCGGGCGAGGTGGTGGAGCGGCCGGCGAGCGCGGTGAAGGAACTGGTGGAGAATGCGCTCGACGCGGGGGCGCGGGCGATCGACGTCACGGTCGAGGCCGGCGGAACCGCGCTGATCCGCGTCGCCGACGACGGGCACGGCATCCGCGTCGAGGAACTGCCGCTGGCGGTGCAGCGCCACTGCACCTCCAAGCTGGTGGATGCGGCGGGCCTCTCGGCGATCCTGACGATGGGCTTCCGCGGCGAGGCGCTCCCGTCGATCGGCGCCGTCGCCCGGCTCTCGGTGGTCAGTCGTCACCGGGACGGCGACGCGGCCGGGATCACCGTGGCGGGCGGGCGCGTCGGCGAGGTGGAGCCGGCGGCCCGTGCGGTGGGGACGACCGTGGAGGTGCGCGACCTCTTCTATGCGACGCCGGCGCGGCTGAAGTTCCTCAAGTCGGAGCGCGCCGAGGCGGGTGCGGTGTCGGATACGGTGAAGCGCCTCGCCCTCTCGGCGCCGCACGTGGCCTTCACGCTGACGCTGAACGGGCGGCGGCAGGAGTTCCCCGCCGGCACGCCGCGCCAGCGCGCCCGCGACGTGTTGGGCGCTGACTTCGCCGACGAGGCGATCGACCTCGACATCGAACGGCACGGGGTGCGGCTCGTCGGCCATCTCGGGCTGCCGACCTCGGGTCGCGCGTCGAGCCAATATACGTACGCGTTCGTCAACAACCGCGTGGTGCGCGACAAGCTGATCGCCCAGGCGATGCGCGCCGGCTACCAGGACGTGATGGCCCGCGACCGCCACCCGGTGGCGATCCTCTGGCTCACGATCGATCCCGCGGCGGTGGACGTCAACGTGCATCCGGCCAAGGCCGACGTGCGCTTCCGCGACGCCAACGCGGTGCGCGGCCTCATCGTCACCGCCTTCCGCCGCGCGCTGGCCGAAGCGCCGCCCACGGCCTCGCACAGCGTCGCCACGGCGGCGCTGGCGGCGCTCTCGGCGCGCCGGCCGTCCTCCTCGCTGGTGGAGACAGACGATGCGCCCGCCCACGCGCCGCAGGGCTTCGCGGCGCCGGCGACGCCGTTCACCGCCCGCTCGTCGCCGTCCTACACCGCGCGGCCGTCCTTTCCGCCGCGGGGCCGTGCCTTCCACTCCGCGCCGCCCGCCCCCCGCACCGCGGCGCCGGCGCCCGGCGAGTGGGTGCCGGACGATCCGGCCGACGCGCCGGACGGTTCCGCGCACCCGCTGGGCGCGGCCGTCGCGCAGGTGCACGGCAACTACATCCTGGCCCAGTCCGCGCACGGGCTCGTCGTGGTGGACCAGCACGCCGCGCACGAGCGCATCGTCTACGAGGCGCTGAAGGCCTCGGCGGCGACGCGCGAGCCGGCCGCACAGGGGCTGCTGATCCCCGAGGTGGTGGAGCTGCCGGCCGAGGATGTCGACCGTCTGGCCGAGCACGCCGAGACCTTCGCCCGGCTCGGCCTCACCCTGGAGCCGTTCGGCGCCGGCGCGGTCGTCGTGCGGGAGACCCCGGCGGCGCTGGGCACGTTCGACATCGCCAAGCTGGTGAAGACCCTGGCCGACGAGATCGCCGACTGGGGCGCCGCCGGGGCACTGGAAGCAAGGCTCGATCATGCGGCCGCCACGATGGCGTGCTACGGCTCGGTCCGCTCCGGTCGCGCGCTCAAGGTCGAGGAGATGAACGCGCTGCTGCGGCAGATCGAGACGACCCCCTCCGCGGGGCAGTGCAACCACGGCCGGCCGACCTTCGTGTCGCTGTCGCTGGCCGAGATCGAAAAGCTGTTCGAACGGCGATGA
- a CDS encoding YbgC/FadM family acyl-CoA thioesterase — translation MSFDTEVRVYFEDTDFSGRVYHGAFIRFLERGRTELLRASGLDHAALAALTPPIYFTLRRIDVQFHGPAVIDDLLRVTTTPIEAGRANFLLRQEISVGERRIVSAVADLCLIDPRGRPQRPPADVRAALSPAPQG, via the coding sequence ATGTCCTTCGATACCGAGGTCCGCGTCTATTTCGAGGACACGGACTTTTCCGGCCGCGTCTATCACGGCGCCTTCATCCGCTTCCTGGAGCGGGGGCGCACCGAGTTGTTGCGCGCCTCCGGGCTCGACCATGCGGCGCTGGCCGCGCTGACCCCGCCGATCTACTTCACGCTGCGACGGATCGATGTCCAATTCCACGGCCCGGCGGTGATCGACGACCTGCTGCGGGTGACGACGACGCCGATCGAGGCCGGCCGCGCCAACTTCCTGCTGCGACAGGAGATCTCGGTGGGGGAGCGGCGCATCGTCTCGGCGGTGGCCGACCTGTGTCTGATCGACCCGCGGGGCCGGCCGCAGCGCCCGCCGGCCGACGTGCGCGCCGCGCTGTCCCCCGCGCCGCAAGGATAA
- the tolQ gene encoding protein TolQ, which translates to MGDEFSLVSLFLQAHIVVKLVMIGLILASCWCWAIIFYKSVAFRRIRGRIVAFEDDFWSGQSLEELYQKREDDEPDGVAAVFVAAMREWKKSHEGNRPALASLADRIDRVMSMTLAREGEQMERGLMVLASVGSAAPFIGLFGTVWGIMSSFQAIAASESTNLAVVAPGIAEALLATALGLLAAIPATIFYNKLATDVGRISSQMEGFADEFLAILSREIDERR; encoded by the coding sequence ATGGGTGACGAATTCTCTTTGGTGTCGCTGTTTCTGCAGGCGCACATCGTCGTAAAGCTCGTGATGATCGGTCTGATCCTCGCCTCGTGCTGGTGCTGGGCGATCATCTTCTACAAATCCGTGGCCTTCCGTCGCATCCGCGGCCGGATCGTCGCCTTCGAGGACGACTTCTGGTCCGGCCAGTCGCTGGAGGAGCTGTACCAGAAGCGCGAGGACGACGAGCCGGACGGGGTCGCGGCGGTTTTCGTCGCCGCCATGCGCGAGTGGAAGAAGAGCCACGAGGGCAACCGCCCCGCGCTCGCCTCGCTCGCCGACCGGATCGACCGCGTGATGTCGATGACCCTGGCGCGCGAGGGCGAGCAGATGGAGCGCGGGCTGATGGTGCTCGCCTCGGTCGGCTCCGCGGCGCCCTTCATCGGCCTCTTCGGCACCGTCTGGGGCATCATGAGCTCGTTCCAGGCGATCGCGGCGTCCGAATCGACGAACCTCGCGGTCGTCGCGCCCGGTATCGCCGAGGCGCTGCTGGCGACCGCGCTCGGTCTTCTCGCCGCCATTCCGGCGACCATCTTCTACAACAAGCTCGCGACCGACGTGGGTCGCATCTCCTCTCAGATGGAGGGGTTCGCCGACGAGTTCCTGGCGATCCTCTCGCGGGAGATCGATGAGCGGCGTTAG